A single region of the Streptococcus sanguinis genome encodes:
- a CDS encoding elongation factor Tu, giving the protein MENLYLVKDENQLAAFRDFVAKNAAKLQGYLAFLKDEFAVYDLPQAIIWSDFDSATQIIREIPLPAYTNDRRMVMTPELTVWKDLYLLQLENYETSHQTQAIESHYQSLSGNSLLQIVGHELAHWSEHFLDDFDGYGAYIWFEEGMAEYISRKYFFTDEEFRVEKACNQSLVKLFQKKHGWHSLNDFGTSTYQGNYASIFYEYWRSFLTVDKLVENLGSVQAVFNSYHRWANTDKTLTLLDWFIEQKIIDKEI; this is encoded by the coding sequence GTGGAGAACCTTTATCTTGTAAAAGACGAGAACCAATTAGCAGCTTTTCGAGATTTCGTCGCAAAGAATGCCGCAAAGTTGCAGGGTTATCTAGCTTTTTTAAAAGACGAGTTTGCGGTTTATGACTTGCCGCAAGCCATCATTTGGTCCGATTTTGATTCTGCTACACAGATCATTCGGGAAATTCCTTTACCAGCCTATACAAATGACAGGCGGATGGTTATGACTCCCGAGTTGACGGTTTGGAAAGATTTGTATCTCCTTCAGTTGGAGAATTACGAGACCTCTCACCAAACTCAAGCAATAGAAAGCCACTATCAGTCTTTGTCGGGGAATTCCCTCTTGCAGATTGTAGGCCATGAGTTGGCTCATTGGTCAGAGCATTTTTTAGATGACTTTGATGGATACGGTGCCTATATCTGGTTTGAAGAAGGTATGGCTGAGTATATTAGTCGCAAGTATTTCTTTACAGATGAGGAATTTCGAGTGGAAAAAGCATGTAATCAGTCTCTCGTAAAGCTCTTTCAGAAAAAGCACGGTTGGCATTCATTGAATGATTTCGGTACTTCAACTTATCAAGGGAATTATGCTAGTATTTTTTACGAATACTGGCGCAGTTTTTTGACAGTTGACAAGTTAGTAGAAAATCTAGGCAGTGTGCAAGCGGTCTTTAATTCTTATCATCGTTGGGCAAATACAGATAAAACACTTACCTTGTTGGATTGGTTCATAGAACAGAAAATAATAGACAAAGAGATATAA
- the glyQ gene encoding glycine--tRNA ligase subunit alpha: protein MSKKLTFQEIILTLQQFWNDQGCMLMQAYDNEKGAGTMSPYTFLRAIGPEPWNAAYVEPSRRPADGRYGENPNRLYQHHQFQVVMKPSPSNIQELYLQSLELLGINPLEHDIRFVEDNWENPSTGSAGLGWEVWLDGMEITQFTYFQQVGGLPTHPVTAEVTYGLERLASYIQEVDSVYDIEWADGVKYGEIFTHPEYEHSKYSFEVSDQDLLLGNFEKFEAEAKRCLDEHLVHPAYDYVLKCSHTFNLLDARGAVSVTERAGYIARIRNLARVVAKTFVAERKRLGYPLLDAETREKLLAEEGE, encoded by the coding sequence ATGTCTAAAAAGTTAACATTTCAAGAAATTATCTTGACTTTACAGCAGTTCTGGAATGACCAAGGCTGTATGCTCATGCAGGCTTATGATAATGAAAAGGGGGCGGGAACGATGAGTCCCTATACTTTCCTGCGGGCTATTGGGCCAGAGCCGTGGAATGCGGCCTATGTAGAGCCGTCTCGCCGGCCGGCAGATGGTCGTTATGGGGAAAATCCTAACCGTCTTTATCAGCACCATCAATTTCAGGTAGTCATGAAGCCGTCTCCAAGCAATATCCAAGAACTTTATTTGCAGTCTTTGGAGCTCTTGGGCATCAATCCGCTGGAGCACGACATCCGCTTTGTTGAGGATAACTGGGAAAACCCGTCAACTGGCTCTGCTGGTCTGGGCTGGGAAGTTTGGCTGGATGGAATGGAAATCACGCAGTTCACTTACTTCCAGCAGGTCGGAGGTCTGCCAACTCATCCGGTGACTGCTGAGGTGACTTATGGTCTGGAGCGTCTGGCTTCTTATATCCAAGAAGTGGACTCAGTCTATGACATTGAGTGGGCTGATGGCGTTAAGTACGGTGAAATTTTCACGCATCCTGAGTATGAGCATTCCAAGTACAGCTTTGAGGTCAGCGACCAAGACTTGCTCTTGGGGAATTTTGAGAAGTTTGAAGCGGAAGCTAAGCGCTGTCTGGACGAGCATCTGGTGCACCCAGCCTATGACTATGTTCTCAAATGCTCGCATACCTTTAACCTCTTGGATGCACGTGGAGCTGTATCTGTGACAGAGCGGGCTGGTTATATCGCCCGTATTCGTAATCTGGCCCGTGTCGTGGCCAAGACCTTTGTGGCTGAGCGCAAGCGTCTGGGTTATCCGCTTTTGGATGCAGAGACTCGCGAGAAACTCTTGGCAGAGGAGGGGGAATAA
- the glyS gene encoding glycine--tRNA ligase subunit beta has protein sequence MVKNLLVELGLEEMPAYVVTPSMKQLRDKMGAFLTDHRLTFEKIEMFSTPRRLAVRVVGLADKQSDLTEDFKGPSKKIALDADGNFTKAAQGFVRGKGLTVGDITFREIKGEEYVYVTKEEIGRPVEEIIPAVTEVLQALTFPVSMHWANNTFEYIRPVHTLIVLLDEQAFDLDFLDIKSGRTSRGHRFLGKETEIASADSYEDDLRAQFVIASPLERGDMIVEQIRALEEEHGVSIEIDEDLLNEVLNLVEYPTAFLGNFDAKYLEVPEEVLVTSMKEHQRYFVVRDSEGKLLPHFISVRNGNAEHLENVIKGNEKVLVARLEDGEFFWREDQKLAIADLVEKLSNVTFHEKIGSLAEHMERTGKIATFLAQEAGLDADETADLARAAAIYKFDLLTGMVGEFDELQGIMGEKYALLAGENAAVAAAIREHYMPTSADGELPDTKVGAVLALADKLDTILSFFSVGLIPSGSNDPYALRRATQGVVRILDKFGWNIDLAQLLGRLYELKFDSLSYDNQEAVLDFFRARVEKMMDRGIPKDIVTAVLQSTNFVVRDLVETAALLAEKAQEDNFKSAVESLSRVFNLAEKAQGQTAVNPALFENQEEKDLAAAIEKVELTPDLAANLDQLFALSPVIDAFFDHTMVMAEDEAVRNNRLALLASLTAKAGQLAQFNQINTK, from the coding sequence ATGGTAAAAAATTTATTAGTTGAATTAGGCTTGGAGGAAATGCCAGCCTATGTCGTGACACCTAGCATGAAGCAGCTGCGCGACAAGATGGGAGCTTTCCTGACAGACCATCGTCTGACCTTTGAGAAAATTGAAATGTTCTCCACACCGCGTCGTCTGGCGGTGCGCGTGGTTGGCTTGGCGGACAAGCAGTCTGATTTGACAGAAGATTTCAAAGGCCCTTCTAAGAAAATTGCTCTGGACGCTGACGGCAACTTTACCAAGGCTGCTCAAGGCTTTGTTCGTGGCAAGGGATTGACAGTTGGGGACATTACTTTCCGTGAAATCAAGGGGGAAGAATACGTCTATGTGACCAAGGAAGAAATCGGCCGCCCGGTAGAGGAGATCATCCCAGCAGTGACAGAAGTTTTGCAAGCCCTGACCTTCCCTGTCAGCATGCACTGGGCTAATAACACTTTTGAATACATCCGTCCAGTCCACACCTTGATAGTTCTCCTAGATGAGCAGGCCTTCGATTTGGATTTCTTGGACATCAAGAGCGGTCGTACTAGCCGTGGACACCGTTTCTTGGGGAAAGAAACGGAGATTGCTTCAGCGGATTCCTATGAAGATGACCTACGGGCTCAGTTTGTGATTGCCAGCCCTCTTGAGCGGGGAGATATGATTGTTGAGCAGATTCGAGCACTGGAAGAGGAGCACGGGGTTTCTATCGAGATTGACGAAGACTTGCTCAATGAAGTGTTGAATCTAGTGGAATATCCAACTGCTTTCTTAGGTAATTTTGATGCCAAATACTTAGAAGTGCCTGAGGAAGTCTTAGTAACTTCCATGAAAGAGCACCAGCGTTATTTTGTTGTGCGTGATAGTGAAGGCAAGCTTTTGCCGCACTTTATCTCTGTCCGCAACGGAAATGCAGAGCACTTAGAAAATGTCATCAAGGGAAATGAGAAAGTCTTGGTAGCTCGTCTGGAAGATGGGGAATTCTTCTGGCGAGAAGACCAAAAACTGGCTATTGCCGACTTGGTTGAAAAGCTGAGCAATGTGACCTTCCACGAAAAAATCGGTTCTCTGGCAGAGCACATGGAGCGGACTGGCAAGATTGCTACTTTCTTGGCGCAAGAAGCAGGATTGGATGCTGATGAGACAGCCGACTTGGCTCGTGCAGCAGCTATTTATAAGTTTGACTTGCTGACTGGTATGGTTGGTGAGTTTGATGAGTTGCAAGGTATCATGGGTGAGAAGTATGCTCTTCTGGCTGGTGAGAATGCTGCGGTGGCAGCTGCTATTCGGGAGCACTATATGCCGACTTCAGCCGATGGCGAATTGCCTGATACTAAGGTTGGAGCAGTCTTGGCTCTGGCTGATAAGCTGGATACTATTCTGTCTTTCTTCTCAGTTGGCTTGATTCCGAGCGGTTCCAATGACCCTTATGCCTTGCGCCGTGCGACTCAGGGTGTCGTGCGTATCTTGGACAAGTTTGGCTGGAACATTGACTTGGCTCAGCTTCTTGGTCGACTTTACGAACTCAAGTTTGATAGTCTAAGCTATGACAATCAAGAGGCCGTGCTGGACTTCTTCCGTGCTCGTGTTGAGAAAATGATGGATCGAGGCATTCCCAAAGACATCGTGACGGCTGTTCTTCAAAGCACTAACTTTGTCGTACGCGATTTGGTAGAAACAGCTGCACTCCTAGCAGAAAAAGCTCAGGAAGACAACTTCAAGTCAGCAGTCGAAAGCCTGTCTCGGGTCTTTAATCTAGCTGAGAAAGCTCAAGGGCAGACAGCTGTCAATCCAGCACTCTTTGAAAATCAAGAGGAAAAAGACTTGGCAGCTGCTATTGAAAAAGTGGAGCTGACGCCTGACTTAGCTGCCAATCTGGACCAACTCTTTGCTCTCAGTCCAGTTATTGACGCTTTCTTTGACCATACCATGGTCATGGCAGAAGATGAAGCTGTGCGTAACAACCGCCTAGCTCTCCTGGCGTCTTTGACGGCCAAAGCGGGACAGCTGGCCCAGTTTAATCAGATTAATACCAAATAA
- a CDS encoding DUF896 family protein, whose product MDPKKIARINELAKKKKTEGLTAEEKVEQAKLREEYIEGYRRSVRHHIEGIKIVDEAGNDITPEKLRQVQREKGLHGRSLDDPES is encoded by the coding sequence ATGGATCCTAAAAAAATTGCCCGTATTAATGAACTGGCTAAGAAGAAAAAAACAGAAGGTCTAACTGCTGAGGAAAAAGTGGAACAAGCCAAGCTTCGTGAAGAGTATATCGAAGGCTACCGTCGCTCTGTTCGCCATCACATCGAAGGCATCAAGATTGTTGATGAGGCTGGCAATGATATCACTCCTGAAAAATTGCGTCAAGTTCAGCGCGAGAAAGGTCTTCATGGTCGTAGTCTAGATGACCCAGAGTCTTAA
- a CDS encoding DUF3278 domain-containing protein — protein sequence MKKETFSDKMIKRFYGITGPLDEQKRQQAEHLGNIGFIWLFFILIFGNAIAFPLAFRWPKIIAVAYPILLEILILGFCVYIVIQARRKGIDDLELGLQDEKEEKAMKHAGLKAGFSYWLLFYPLFGIMIAVMEKKDILQVLLQPKLIVTGLAAGLGFGLIMHFIAKGKIRQAQKKEEEDL from the coding sequence ATGAAAAAAGAAACATTCTCAGACAAGATGATTAAACGATTTTACGGCATTACCGGACCTTTGGACGAGCAAAAACGTCAACAGGCTGAGCATCTAGGAAATATAGGCTTTATCTGGCTTTTCTTTATTCTGATTTTTGGCAATGCCATCGCCTTTCCCCTAGCCTTTCGCTGGCCCAAAATTATCGCTGTTGCCTATCCTATCCTGCTGGAAATCCTTATCCTCGGCTTCTGTGTCTATATAGTCATTCAAGCACGGCGCAAAGGAATTGATGACCTAGAGCTAGGACTTCAGGATGAAAAAGAAGAAAAAGCTATGAAACATGCTGGTCTCAAAGCAGGTTTCTCCTATTGGCTACTCTTTTACCCTCTCTTCGGCATCATGATAGCTGTCATGGAAAAGAAAGATATCCTACAAGTTTTGCTTCAACCTAAACTTATTGTAACTGGATTAGCCGCAGGCCTTGGATTTGGACTGATTATGCATTTCATTGCCAAAGGAAAGATTCGTCAAGCACAAAAAAAGGAGGAAGAAGACCTATGA
- a CDS encoding helix-turn-helix transcriptional regulator, protein MNRVKEFRKEKKMSQLELAKSIGVSRQTINMIENNKYNPTLELCINLARALDTDLNALFWDPQLIDEDSED, encoded by the coding sequence ATGAATCGTGTCAAAGAATTTCGAAAAGAAAAAAAGATGTCTCAGCTAGAGTTGGCCAAGTCTATCGGGGTATCGCGGCAAACTATCAATATGATTGAAAACAACAAATACAACCCCACCCTCGAGCTCTGTATCAATCTGGCTAGAGCGCTGGATACTGACCTCAACGCCCTCTTTTGGGATCCCCAGCTGATAGATGAAGATTCAGAGGACTAA
- the rsmH gene encoding 16S rRNA (cytosine(1402)-N(4))-methyltransferase RsmH — translation MTNEFHHITVLLHETVDQLAVKPDGIYIDATLGGAGHSEYLLSQLGDEGHLYAFDQDQTAIDNAKKRLAPYVERGMVTFIKDNFRHLKSRLQEAGVEEIDGICYDLGVSSPQLDQRERGFSYKQDAPLDMRMNREAALTAFEVVNHYSYQDLVRIFFKYGEDKFSKQIARKIEQARSVKPIETTTELAEIIKSAKPAKELKKKGHPAKQIFQAIRIEVNDELGAADESIQQAIDLLAVDGRIAVITFHSLEDRLTKQLFKEASTVDVPKGLPFIPDELQPKLELVSRKPILPSKEELESNNRAHSAKLRVARKIHK, via the coding sequence ATGACAAACGAATTTCATCACATTACGGTTCTTCTTCATGAAACGGTTGACCAGTTGGCGGTTAAGCCTGACGGCATATATATCGATGCGACCCTTGGCGGTGCTGGTCACAGCGAATATCTTTTGAGCCAGCTCGGAGATGAGGGGCATCTCTATGCCTTTGATCAGGACCAGACGGCTATTGACAATGCTAAAAAGCGTTTGGCTCCTTATGTAGAGAGGGGGATGGTGACCTTTATCAAGGACAATTTCCGCCACCTCAAGAGCCGTTTGCAAGAAGCCGGTGTGGAAGAAATTGATGGGATCTGTTATGATTTAGGCGTTTCCAGCCCTCAGCTGGATCAGCGTGAGCGTGGTTTTTCCTATAAACAGGATGCGCCTTTGGATATGCGCATGAACCGCGAGGCAGCCTTGACAGCTTTTGAGGTTGTCAATCATTATAGCTATCAGGATTTGGTACGAATCTTTTTTAAATACGGTGAAGATAAGTTTTCTAAGCAGATTGCTCGCAAGATTGAGCAGGCTAGAAGTGTCAAGCCCATTGAAACAACGACAGAACTGGCTGAAATTATCAAGTCAGCCAAGCCAGCTAAGGAGCTGAAGAAGAAAGGCCATCCAGCCAAGCAGATTTTTCAGGCCATTCGGATTGAGGTCAATGATGAACTGGGCGCAGCGGATGAGTCTATTCAGCAGGCCATTGATCTGCTGGCGGTGGACGGCCGGATTGCGGTCATTACTTTTCATTCGCTGGAAGACCGTCTGACCAAGCAGCTTTTCAAGGAGGCTTCGACAGTGGATGTTCCTAAGGGCCTGCCCTTCATCCCTGATGAACTGCAGCCTAAGCTGGAGCTGGTCAGCCGCAAACCAATTTTACCAAGCAAAGAAGAATTAGAAAGCAATAATCGGGCTCATTCCGCTAAGCTGCGCGTGGCCCGTAAGATACACAAGTGA
- the ftsL gene encoding cell division protein FtsL, with protein MSEKRPNPLQDQMRKFSRVEKAFYGSIVLTAIILAVSIVFMQTKLLQVDRDLTEVNTQIEAEQTELADIKQEVNELTRYERLSQLASSQDMKLQKGNRKTVSSTDEE; from the coding sequence ATGTCAGAAAAAAGACCAAACCCGCTTCAAGATCAGATGAGAAAATTTTCCCGAGTTGAGAAGGCCTTTTACGGATCTATCGTTTTGACTGCCATTATTTTAGCGGTCAGCATCGTCTTTATGCAGACCAAGCTATTGCAGGTGGACCGGGATTTGACAGAAGTTAATACCCAGATTGAAGCGGAGCAGACAGAGCTAGCCGACATCAAGCAGGAAGTCAATGAACTGACCCGCTATGAAAGGCTGTCCCAGCTGGCCAGCTCTCAGGATATGAAACTCCAGAAGGGAAATCGTAAAACAGTGAGTTCAACGGATGAAGAATAG
- the pbp2X gene encoding penicillin-binding protein PBP2X: MKNRIFERIKKYALKNRQTPEYNRRQVGKSMSILAIFLFFVFLINFAIIIGTDQKFGVNLSKGAEVVHQKTVTVAARRGTIYDRNGVPIAEDATTYNVYAIIDKSYKSATGKILYVEESQYDKVAEIFNQYLELDKDYVKTQLSQKNLKQVSFGAQGNGITYSNMNAMREAFEAAGIEGIDFTTSPNRSYSNGVFASQFIGLAQLQEDKEGNKTLKGTSGMEQALDRILAGQNGIVTYEKDRNGNVVPGSEKVSVQAEDGKDVYTTLSADLQTYLETRMNAFQEKVKGKFVNATLVSAKTGEILATSQRPTYNADTKEGLNEKNLGNWNTMLYQGQYEPGSTMKVMTLASAIDNGSFNPNDTYDSREYKVMDATIRDWNVNMGISEGETLTFAQGFTYSSNVGMTILEQKMGNDKWLDYLSKFKFGLPTRFGMGNETYGSLPGDNYVTIAMSSFGQGIGVTQVQMLRAFSSVANDGVMVEPKFINAIHDPKTNTARKTATEIIGNPVSEKAAQTTRDYMVQVGTDPYKGTLNVGGEPVIQVAGQNVAVKSGTAQIASENGYLEGENDYIYSVVAMTPAENPEFIMYVTVQQPEEKFQPIFWQEVVNPVLEEAVALKDSLNLTTETTPALETVTEETSYKMPSLEDLTKQLGLKHQISPGGLADELRRNLVQPIVLGTGGKIKKVSVKEGKNLKANQQILILSDDLESLPDMYGWTKANVERFAKWQGIEVTFKGEGSKVVKQSEKTNTSLKNLKKITITMGD; this comes from the coding sequence ATGAAGAATAGAATTTTTGAAAGAATTAAAAAATACGCCCTGAAAAATAGGCAAACCCCTGAATACAATCGGAGGCAAGTGGGAAAGAGCATGAGTATCTTAGCTATCTTTCTCTTTTTCGTTTTCTTGATTAATTTTGCCATTATTATTGGGACAGACCAGAAGTTCGGTGTTAATCTATCAAAGGGTGCAGAAGTAGTCCATCAAAAGACGGTTACAGTCGCTGCCCGGCGGGGAACGATCTATGACCGAAATGGAGTTCCCATTGCAGAGGATGCTACGACTTATAATGTCTATGCCATTATTGACAAGAGTTACAAATCAGCTACCGGCAAGATTCTCTATGTGGAAGAATCCCAGTATGATAAGGTGGCAGAGATTTTCAATCAATACCTAGAACTGGACAAGGACTACGTCAAAACCCAGCTGTCGCAGAAAAATCTCAAGCAGGTTTCCTTTGGGGCACAGGGCAATGGCATTACCTACAGTAATATGAATGCCATGCGGGAAGCCTTTGAAGCTGCTGGTATTGAAGGGATTGACTTTACTACCAGTCCCAACCGCAGTTATAGTAACGGTGTCTTTGCCTCCCAGTTTATCGGTCTTGCCCAGCTGCAGGAGGATAAGGAAGGCAATAAGACGCTGAAAGGGACTTCTGGCATGGAGCAGGCACTGGATCGGATTCTTGCTGGTCAAAATGGGATTGTGACCTATGAAAAAGACCGAAATGGTAATGTTGTGCCTGGATCAGAAAAGGTCTCTGTACAGGCAGAGGATGGCAAGGACGTCTATACAACGCTGTCGGCTGATTTGCAAACTTACCTAGAAACGCGGATGAACGCCTTTCAGGAAAAAGTCAAAGGTAAGTTTGTCAATGCAACCTTGGTCAGTGCCAAGACCGGCGAAATCCTAGCTACCTCTCAACGGCCGACCTATAATGCCGATACCAAGGAAGGCTTGAATGAGAAAAATCTAGGCAACTGGAACACCATGCTCTATCAAGGCCAGTACGAGCCAGGATCTACTATGAAAGTTATGACTCTGGCTTCAGCTATTGATAATGGCAGCTTTAATCCTAACGATACCTATGACAGTAGAGAATACAAGGTCATGGATGCGACCATTCGGGACTGGAACGTCAACATGGGGATTTCAGAAGGGGAAACCCTGACCTTTGCCCAAGGATTTACCTATTCCAGTAACGTCGGTATGACCATTCTGGAGCAGAAGATGGGCAATGACAAGTGGCTGGACTACTTGAGTAAGTTTAAGTTTGGTCTGCCGACCCGCTTTGGTATGGGTAATGAAACCTATGGCTCCCTGCCAGGTGATAACTATGTTACGATTGCCATGAGTTCTTTCGGTCAAGGGATTGGTGTGACCCAGGTGCAGATGCTGCGTGCCTTCTCATCGGTAGCCAATGACGGTGTCATGGTGGAGCCTAAGTTTATCAATGCCATCCATGATCCAAAAACCAATACAGCTCGTAAGACAGCGACAGAAATTATCGGAAATCCTGTCTCAGAAAAAGCAGCTCAAACCACTCGGGATTATATGGTTCAGGTCGGAACAGACCCCTACAAAGGAACCCTGAATGTCGGTGGAGAACCCGTCATTCAAGTGGCCGGTCAGAATGTCGCTGTCAAGTCAGGGACCGCTCAGATCGCTTCTGAAAATGGTTATCTAGAGGGTGAGAACGACTACATCTACTCAGTTGTTGCCATGACGCCGGCAGAAAATCCTGAATTTATCATGTATGTGACAGTTCAGCAGCCCGAGGAAAAATTCCAGCCTATATTCTGGCAGGAAGTGGTCAATCCGGTCTTGGAAGAAGCTGTCGCTCTCAAAGACAGTCTTAATCTGACGACAGAGACAACTCCAGCTCTTGAAACAGTCACTGAAGAAACCAGCTATAAAATGCCATCACTGGAAGATTTGACCAAGCAACTAGGTCTGAAACATCAAATCAGTCCTGGCGGCTTGGCAGATGAATTGCGCCGTAACCTCGTCCAACCAATTGTACTGGGAACAGGTGGTAAGATTAAAAAAGTATCTGTCAAAGAGGGCAAGAATCTCAAGGCCAATCAGCAGATTTTGATCTTGTCAGATGATTTAGAAAGTCTGCCCGATATGTACGGCTGGACCAAGGCCAATGTCGAACGTTTTGCGAAGTGGCAGGGCATTGAAGTCACTTTCAAAGGAGAGGGCTCCAAGGTCGTCAAGCAGAGCGAGAAGACCAATACTTCGCTGAAAAATCTCAAGAAAATAACAATTACAATGGGAGACTAA
- the mraY gene encoding phospho-N-acetylmuramoyl-pentapeptide-transferase, whose translation MLIALIAGIVTFILTIIGIPAFIRFYHKARITGQQMHEDVKQHQAKAGTPTMGGTVFLLTSVLASFVIGLVSHQLSNGLIMILFILVLYGVVGFLDDFLKVFRKINEGLNPKQKLFLQLVGGVVFYFFYNQHGAGDQLNVFTVPVQIGFLYVFFVLFWLIGFSNAVNLTDGIDGLASISVVISLVAYAVIAVEQKRFDILIVIISMIGGLLGFFVFNHKPAKIFMGDVGSLALGGMLAAISISLHQEWTLLLIGIVYVFETTSVMMQVTYFKLTGGKRIFRMTPVHHHFELGGLTGHGKEWSEWKVDFFFWGIGIVGSLLTLAILYL comes from the coding sequence ATGCTTATTGCTCTTATTGCAGGAATCGTAACTTTTATCCTAACTATCATCGGCATTCCTGCCTTTATTCGTTTTTACCATAAGGCTCGTATCACAGGCCAACAGATGCACGAAGATGTTAAGCAGCATCAGGCCAAGGCCGGAACACCAACCATGGGGGGTACTGTCTTTCTCTTGACCTCCGTTCTGGCCAGCTTTGTTATCGGTCTGGTTTCGCATCAGCTGTCCAACGGCCTCATCATGATTCTTTTTATCTTGGTCCTGTATGGCGTTGTTGGCTTTTTAGACGACTTCCTCAAGGTGTTTCGTAAGATTAACGAGGGTCTAAATCCAAAGCAGAAACTGTTTCTGCAGCTGGTCGGCGGAGTTGTCTTTTACTTCTTCTATAATCAGCACGGTGCAGGTGACCAGCTGAATGTCTTCACCGTTCCTGTCCAGATAGGCTTCCTCTATGTCTTTTTCGTCCTTTTTTGGCTGATTGGCTTTTCCAATGCTGTCAATCTGACGGATGGAATTGATGGTTTGGCCAGTATCTCGGTGGTCATTAGCTTGGTGGCCTATGCTGTAATTGCTGTTGAGCAGAAGCGTTTTGATATTTTGATTGTCATCATTAGCATGATTGGCGGCTTGCTAGGCTTCTTTGTTTTCAACCATAAGCCTGCTAAAATCTTCATGGGAGATGTAGGAAGCTTGGCTTTGGGCGGTATGCTGGCTGCTATCTCTATTTCCCTTCACCAAGAGTGGACCCTGCTCTTGATTGGTATCGTCTATGTGTTTGAAACAACCTCTGTCATGATGCAGGTGACTTACTTCAAGCTGACCGGCGGCAAGCGGATTTTCCGGATGACCCCGGTTCATCACCACTTTGAGCTTGGTGGCCTAACTGGCCACGGCAAGGAGTGGAGCGAGTGGAAAGTCGATTTCTTCTTCTGGGGAATCGGTATCGTGGGTAGTCTCTTGACCCTGGCTATCCTATATTTATAG
- a CDS encoding DEAD/DEAH box helicase has product MKFTEFKFKDYIQEALRDLNFVEATPVQEKLIPVVLSGRDLVGESKTGSGKTHTFLLPIFQMLDEEADSVQAVITAPSRELAAQIYQAARQLASFSEKEIRVANYVGGTDKARQIGKLESSQPHIVIGTPGRIYDLVESGDLAIHKAKTFVVDEADMTLDMGFLATVDKIAGRLPKDLQFLVFSATIPQKLQPFLKKYLSNPVIEQIKTKTVIADTIENWLLSTKGRNKNAQIYQISQLLQPYLAMIFVNTKTRADELHSYLTAQGLKVAKIHGDIAPRERKRIMNQVKNLDFEYIVATDLAARGIDIEGVSHVINDGIPRDLSFFVHRVGRTGRNGLPGTAITLYQPSDDSDIRELEKMGIKFIPKMIKDDEFQDTYDRDRRANREKSREKLDTEMLGLVKKKKKKIKPGYKKKIQWAVNEKRRKTKRAENRARGRAERKAKRQTF; this is encoded by the coding sequence ATGAAATTTACAGAATTTAAGTTTAAAGATTATATTCAGGAAGCGCTCAGGGATTTGAACTTCGTTGAAGCGACTCCAGTCCAAGAGAAGCTGATTCCGGTGGTATTGTCTGGTCGGGATTTGGTCGGGGAGTCCAAGACAGGCTCTGGGAAGACCCACACGTTTTTGCTGCCGATCTTTCAAATGCTGGATGAGGAGGCAGACAGTGTGCAGGCTGTCATTACAGCCCCAAGTCGGGAGCTGGCAGCACAGATTTATCAGGCTGCTCGTCAGTTGGCTAGTTTTTCTGAAAAAGAGATTCGGGTGGCTAACTATGTCGGTGGGACTGACAAGGCTCGTCAGATTGGGAAGTTAGAGTCCAGTCAGCCTCATATCGTCATCGGAACCCCTGGGCGGATTTATGACCTGGTAGAGTCTGGCGATTTGGCTATTCACAAGGCCAAGACCTTTGTCGTTGACGAGGCAGATATGACACTGGACATGGGCTTTTTGGCGACGGTTGATAAGATTGCAGGCCGGCTGCCAAAAGACCTGCAGTTTCTCGTTTTTTCAGCGACCATTCCGCAGAAGCTCCAGCCTTTTTTGAAAAAATACCTGTCTAATCCAGTGATTGAGCAGATTAAGACCAAGACGGTCATTGCCGACACCATTGAAAACTGGCTCCTATCAACCAAGGGACGAAACAAGAATGCTCAGATTTATCAAATCAGTCAGCTTCTGCAGCCTTATCTGGCCATGATTTTCGTCAATACCAAGACGAGGGCAGATGAGCTACACAGCTATCTGACAGCTCAGGGACTCAAAGTTGCTAAAATTCATGGAGATATTGCTCCGCGGGAGCGCAAGCGCATCATGAATCAGGTCAAGAATCTGGATTTTGAGTATATTGTCGCTACTGACTTGGCAGCGCGGGGGATTGATATCGAAGGTGTCAGCCATGTTATCAACGATGGCATTCCTCGGGACTTGTCTTTCTTTGTCCATAGGGTAGGCCGGACCGGCCGTAATGGTCTTCCTGGCACAGCCATTACACTCTACCAGCCGAGTGACGACTCAGATATTCGGGAGTTAGAAAAGATGGGGATTAAGTTCATTCCCAAGATGATAAAAGATGACGAGTTCCAGGATACCTACGACCGAGACCGTCGGGCCAATCGGGAAAAGAGTCGGGAGAAGCTGGACACGGAAATGCTGGGACTGGTCAAGAAGAAAAAGAAAAAAATCAAACCAGGCTACAAGAAAAAAATCCAGTGGGCAGTGAACGAAAAGCGCCGCAAGACCAAGCGAGCAGAGAATCGTGCACGTGGCCGGGCAGAGCGTAAGGCTAAGCGCCAAACCTTTTAG